The Peribacillus simplex genome contains a region encoding:
- a CDS encoding ABC transporter permease: MSKVKGMTKHREFRTLVFLVLLFAIVGLINSDFISSGNIHNAAKNSLLYIVLAVGMTFVLLTGEIDISIGAVLGLSASVSGVILRDGGSVFLAVVIAITIGAVIGLINGLGVTKLKISSFIMTLGMLEIFRVTQVIFTNGKWVENLPDNFKHISQMNVFGINILTIIIILAVILVHFYLSNSKKGRYFAAIGDNEDGAVLIGIPVNRYKVIAFVISGVSASIAGLIFASQIGFISTTAGLGIEMIVIAAAVLGGVSLSGGIGSVIGASIGAIIMSSINSVLVFLKVPAFWNSAISGSLLIIIVVADVLIARRANNRTRRDRLNTRILNYKEEV, encoded by the coding sequence ATGTCTAAAGTCAAAGGTATGACAAAGCATCGAGAATTTAGAACGCTAGTATTCTTAGTTTTGCTGTTTGCGATTGTAGGTTTAATTAACTCCGATTTTATTTCTTCAGGAAACATACACAATGCGGCAAAGAATAGTTTGCTTTATATCGTGCTTGCAGTAGGGATGACATTTGTTTTATTGACTGGTGAAATCGATATCTCTATCGGTGCAGTATTAGGTCTAAGTGCTTCAGTTAGTGGAGTTATTCTTAGAGATGGCGGGAGTGTTTTCCTGGCTGTAGTAATAGCGATCACAATAGGTGCTGTTATTGGATTAATCAATGGATTAGGAGTGACTAAGTTAAAAATCTCTTCATTTATTATGACCCTTGGTATGCTTGAAATTTTCAGGGTAACCCAAGTGATTTTTACAAATGGAAAGTGGGTTGAGAATCTTCCAGACAACTTCAAACACATTTCACAGATGAATGTGTTCGGAATAAATATACTAACGATCATTATCATTTTAGCAGTTATTCTCGTTCACTTTTACTTATCTAATAGTAAAAAAGGAAGGTACTTCGCTGCGATTGGTGATAATGAGGATGGTGCCGTATTAATTGGAATACCTGTTAATCGATACAAAGTTATTGCTTTTGTCATTTCCGGTGTTTCAGCTTCCATTGCTGGGCTAATATTTGCCAGCCAAATTGGCTTTATTTCAACGACTGCTGGATTGGGGATCGAAATGATTGTAATCGCTGCAGCAGTTCTTGGGGGAGTATCCTTAAGCGGAGGTATTGGGTCCGTTATAGGGGCATCAATTGGAGCGATTATCATGAGTTCCATCAACTCTGTTTTAGTATTCTTGAAGGTCCCTGCATTCTGGAATTCCGCTATTTCAGGTTCTTTATTAATTATCATTGTTGTTGCTGATGTCCTAATTGCACGCCGAGCTAACAATAGAACAAGAAGGGATAGATTAAATACAAGGATTCTAAACTACAAGGAGGAGGTGTGA
- the lsrF gene encoding 3-hydroxy-5-phosphonooxypentane-2,4-dione thiolase, with protein MADNIGNKAAKDFSEDVAFANNGNFHVKGAANYDWGMKDRLSRIFNPVTGKTVMLAFDHGYFMGPASGLERLDILIPKLANYADCLMGTRGAIRSSVPPTFNKSIALRASSGSSILQDDLSHESMVVDIDDAIKMNASAIAIQTFIGADGQKETIEELNKAINLGSKYSIPTMGVVAVGKEMERTPQFFLLATRMLAEFGVQIVKTYYCDDFEKVAAACPVPLVVAGGKKIHEKDALALAYNSIQGGAAGVDMGRNIFQSANPEAMIQAVAKVVHEGYPDNEAYEFFLHLTNV; from the coding sequence ATGGCGGATAATATAGGAAACAAAGCGGCGAAAGACTTTTCAGAGGATGTAGCATTTGCTAATAATGGTAATTTTCATGTAAAGGGTGCTGCTAATTATGATTGGGGAATGAAGGATAGATTATCAAGAATTTTCAACCCAGTAACTGGGAAAACAGTAATGCTAGCATTTGATCATGGTTACTTCATGGGACCAGCATCTGGGTTAGAAAGATTAGATATTCTAATTCCTAAGTTAGCAAATTATGCTGATTGTCTGATGGGAACTAGAGGTGCAATTAGAAGTAGTGTACCACCGACATTTAATAAATCAATTGCATTAAGAGCATCATCAGGTTCGAGCATTTTGCAAGATGATTTAAGCCACGAATCGATGGTTGTAGATATAGATGATGCAATTAAGATGAATGCAAGCGCAATAGCTATTCAAACTTTTATTGGTGCTGATGGACAAAAAGAAACAATTGAAGAATTAAATAAAGCGATAAACCTAGGTTCAAAATATTCTATTCCTACAATGGGTGTTGTAGCAGTTGGAAAGGAAATGGAACGGACTCCTCAATTTTTCTTGTTGGCTACAAGAATGCTAGCCGAATTTGGAGTTCAAATTGTTAAAACATATTATTGTGATGATTTTGAAAAAGTAGCCGCAGCTTGTCCAGTACCACTAGTGGTTGCTGGTGGTAAAAAAATTCATGAGAAAGATGCACTAGCTTTAGCATATAACTCCATTCAAGGTGGCGCTGCAGGAGTTGATATGGGTAGAAATATTTTCCAATCTGCGAATCCAGAAGCAATGATTCAAGCTGTTGCTAAAGTCGTGCATGAAGGATACCCAGATAATGAGGCTTATGAATTTTTCCTACATCTAACGAATGTTTAG
- a CDS encoding ABC transporter permease, with translation MLKKIPKWNLVLLTTLLAEIIIFGLINPRFWNIKILLNSFNDFVGIAIIAFFVTFVIITGGIDISGGSIIGLTSVVTGLLSQVYGMNMWGAALLAVLAGGLCGLLNGVLIAYTRVQAMVITLGGMLLYSGIALVLVGMSGASTYEGISGFSQGFINLANGKIWSIPHSVIIFVVMLLIAYVLLHWTRYGRYIYLTGINQNSAEYSGINTRKIITSTYVLSGLSAGIAGIILTSYLGSSRADFGAEYLMPILTAVVLGGTLITGGKGGVVGTALASIIIGFLKLGLQMGGVQTQYIGLATGMLLIISVAFMGGQKFKVNVRRLLNFKKDREVI, from the coding sequence ATGTTAAAAAAAATACCCAAATGGAACTTAGTCTTATTAACTACTTTACTTGCAGAAATCATAATCTTTGGTCTGATTAACCCGAGATTTTGGAATATAAAAATTCTATTAAATAGCTTTAACGATTTTGTGGGGATCGCAATCATTGCCTTCTTCGTTACTTTTGTCATCATTACTGGGGGTATCGATATATCTGGTGGATCCATTATCGGATTAACATCTGTGGTAACGGGTCTTCTGTCTCAAGTTTACGGAATGAATATGTGGGGTGCAGCTCTTCTCGCAGTATTAGCTGGTGGATTATGTGGTTTACTGAATGGCGTTCTAATTGCTTATACAAGGGTTCAAGCGATGGTCATAACGCTTGGCGGGATGCTTTTATATAGCGGTATTGCTTTAGTTTTGGTTGGAATGTCTGGAGCAAGTACTTATGAAGGGATTTCCGGGTTTTCACAAGGGTTTATCAATCTAGCTAATGGTAAAATATGGAGCATCCCGCATTCAGTCATCATTTTTGTTGTCATGCTGCTAATTGCTTACGTGCTACTTCATTGGACGCGATATGGAAGATACATTTATTTAACTGGAATTAACCAAAATTCTGCAGAGTACTCTGGAATCAATACGAGGAAAATAATTACTAGTACATATGTATTATCAGGGTTAAGTGCAGGAATAGCAGGGATTATTTTAACTTCATATTTGGGTAGTTCTAGAGCAGATTTTGGCGCTGAATATTTAATGCCAATCTTAACTGCTGTTGTATTAGGAGGAACATTAATAACAGGTGGTAAAGGGGGTGTTGTCGGGACTGCTCTTGCAAGCATAATCATTGGTTTCCTAAAACTAGGATTGCAAATGGGAGGGGTCCAAACACAATATATAGGACTAGCAACAGGAATGCTCTTGATTATTTCAGTAGCATTTATGGGAGGTCAAAAATTTAAAGTGAATGTTAGAAGGTTACTAAATTTTAAGAAAGATAGAGAGGTAATCTGA
- a CDS encoding spore germination protein gives MVRFFKGRREMDAASFQVTSKDFQGLFKKFKASNDFLTFQFPNDDGYTISYFNSLVSVQQLHEQVLAVISDQPKKDLKQLKGDIPMEDMKLTADLKDIQRLVLAGSIMIQYKQDDEMCLLIPCVHNVKRQISTPESEYTVVGSKEAFVESLDSNLNLIRNRLPTPELQSKEFRVGSISQTRLAVLYIDGVVNQQIVNTVMQRIDDIEYDTIVDISFVSQMITDNRNSMFPQLIDTERPDHLASVLSEGKIGIMLDGSPHALVGPNTIISFFSSFEDYFQIWNLGTSFRLIRLFAVLFSVLSSPLYVAVLTYHYQVIPTDLLPILISSRGVIPFPPILEAILLEGTIELLREAAVRLPAKVGSTIGIVGGIVIGTAAVEAGFVSNVLLMLVALAALASFTVPIYQISNTIRLIRFPFLIAAQLYGLFGIALCSAFILSHLLKLTSLGSPYLDPLYPLRIHDFKDSLIRLPFSKQKKRPQFLRTENPLRIRKEAEERNSHSDIDE, from the coding sequence ATGGTGAGGTTTTTTAAGGGCAGGAGGGAAATGGATGCAGCATCCTTTCAGGTTACTTCCAAGGATTTTCAGGGACTCTTTAAAAAGTTTAAAGCATCCAACGATTTTCTTACCTTCCAATTCCCGAATGATGATGGCTACACTATTTCCTACTTCAATTCACTGGTTAGTGTACAACAGCTTCATGAACAAGTATTGGCTGTCATATCGGATCAACCAAAGAAGGATCTTAAGCAACTAAAAGGCGATATTCCGATGGAAGATATGAAATTGACGGCTGATCTAAAAGACATTCAAAGGTTGGTTTTGGCAGGATCAATCATGATTCAATACAAGCAAGATGATGAAATGTGTTTGCTGATTCCATGTGTTCATAATGTGAAAAGGCAAATTTCCACACCCGAGTCGGAGTATACGGTCGTCGGGTCCAAGGAGGCCTTTGTTGAATCGCTTGATTCGAATTTGAATCTGATCCGTAACCGGTTGCCCACTCCTGAATTGCAGTCAAAGGAATTCCGGGTCGGCAGCATCTCGCAAACAAGGTTAGCGGTACTCTACATAGATGGGGTAGTAAATCAACAGATCGTTAATACAGTCATGCAGAGAATAGATGATATAGAATATGATACGATCGTCGATATTTCGTTTGTAAGCCAGATGATCACGGATAATCGAAATTCGATGTTTCCGCAACTGATTGATACGGAGCGGCCTGATCATCTGGCCAGTGTATTATCGGAAGGGAAAATAGGGATCATGCTGGATGGTTCTCCACATGCATTAGTTGGTCCAAATACCATCATTTCGTTCTTTTCGTCATTTGAAGATTATTTTCAAATTTGGAATCTTGGCACCTCATTCCGTTTGATTCGGCTTTTCGCAGTGCTGTTTTCCGTTTTATCTTCACCGCTGTATGTTGCCGTTTTAACCTATCATTATCAAGTGATTCCAACGGATTTGCTGCCAATCTTAATTTCATCCAGGGGAGTGATCCCCTTTCCGCCGATCTTGGAAGCCATCTTGCTGGAAGGGACGATTGAATTGCTGAGGGAAGCAGCGGTCAGGCTGCCTGCTAAGGTTGGTTCCACCATTGGTATTGTTGGCGGTATAGTCATCGGTACAGCCGCTGTGGAAGCCGGATTTGTCAGTAATGTCTTACTGATGCTCGTCGCTTTGGCTGCCTTGGCTTCATTTACGGTGCCGATTTACCAAATCAGTAATACCATCCGCCTTATCCGCTTCCCTTTTCTAATTGCAGCCCAGTTATACGGCCTGTTTGGAATAGCTTTATGCAGTGCATTCATTTTAAGTCATTTATTGAAATTGACTTCGCTTGGCAGTCCATATTTAGACCCGCTTTACCCGTTAAGAATTCATGACTT
- a CDS encoding sugar ABC transporter ATP-binding protein, whose protein sequence is MEVLRQLVKFENIQKSFNQNKVLKGVSLEISESEVISIIGGNGAGKSTLMKILTGVYKADEGSIEINGEKVVHFNPSIAHSKGIYLVPQEPLLFPNMTVEQNLTIGFSKNKVEVRAQARRLIGQLGWNLELNRFAISLSIAEQQQVEIIKGLLRDAKVLILDEPTSSLTFAETESLFKLIEQLKSSGVGIFYITHRLDEVFQISTHAVILRDGKVTLKGKINDFTKEMLIKGLLPLDSERSENETFKKEFLDRSKEEPILKVQKLGGDGFKDISFDVYKGEVVGLAGLVGAGRTEIAEAIYGMNKVQSGKIYLNGKDITDLSASETIESGLAYIPEDRFLNGIFSISSISNNVTAQVIKKHRFFIDKKFEKDITDEYVNKLSIKISSQDDEVKSLSGGNQQKVVIARILSTNPQIIIMDEPTRGIDAAARSDIYSIITQLKEQGYSILLISSDLEEIERISDRIYAIYRGTCNACLGLDEINATNVMSAAFGTYKGSERHV, encoded by the coding sequence ATGGAAGTATTAAGACAGCTAGTGAAATTTGAAAATATCCAGAAGTCATTTAATCAAAATAAAGTGTTAAAGGGTGTTTCTCTAGAAATCAGCGAGTCAGAAGTGATTTCGATTATAGGTGGTAATGGAGCCGGAAAGAGTACGTTGATGAAGATCCTTACGGGAGTTTATAAAGCGGATGAAGGAAGTATAGAAATTAATGGGGAAAAGGTCGTTCATTTTAATCCTTCGATCGCCCATAGTAAAGGGATTTATTTGGTTCCACAAGAACCATTGCTATTTCCCAATATGACTGTCGAGCAAAATCTAACGATTGGATTTAGTAAGAATAAAGTTGAAGTAAGAGCGCAAGCAAGAAGGTTAATTGGACAATTAGGTTGGAATCTAGAATTAAATAGATTTGCCATTTCCCTATCAATAGCAGAGCAGCAACAAGTGGAGATTATTAAGGGACTCCTAAGAGATGCGAAGGTTCTCATATTGGATGAACCAACTTCTTCATTAACGTTTGCTGAAACGGAGTCTTTGTTTAAGTTAATCGAACAATTAAAATCCTCCGGTGTAGGAATATTTTATATAACTCATAGATTAGATGAAGTTTTTCAAATTTCAACACATGCTGTTATATTACGAGATGGAAAAGTGACTCTTAAAGGAAAGATAAATGATTTTACAAAGGAAATGTTAATCAAGGGATTATTACCTTTGGATAGCGAACGGAGTGAAAATGAAACATTTAAAAAGGAATTTTTGGATCGAAGTAAGGAAGAACCCATTCTTAAGGTACAAAAATTAGGTGGAGACGGCTTCAAAGATATTAGCTTTGATGTATATAAGGGAGAAGTAGTTGGTCTAGCTGGTCTTGTTGGAGCTGGAAGAACAGAGATTGCAGAGGCCATTTATGGAATGAATAAAGTCCAAAGCGGAAAAATCTACTTGAATGGAAAAGATATCACAGATTTATCTGCTAGTGAAACAATTGAAAGCGGTTTAGCTTATATACCTGAAGACAGATTTTTGAACGGGATTTTTTCAATAAGTTCTATAAGTAATAATGTTACAGCACAAGTAATAAAAAAACACAGATTTTTCATTGATAAAAAATTTGAAAAAGATATCACGGATGAGTATGTTAACAAATTGAGTATTAAAATCAGCAGCCAGGATGATGAGGTTAAATCCTTATCTGGAGGAAATCAGCAAAAGGTTGTTATAGCAAGAATTTTATCAACAAATCCACAAATCATCATCATGGATGAACCAACAAGAGGAATTGACGCAGCTGCCAGAAGTGATATATATTCCATCATTACTCAATTAAAAGAACAGGGATACTCCATATTACTCATTTCATCAGATTTGGAGGAAATTGAAAGAATTAGTGACCGAATATATGCCATTTATCGGGGAACCTGTAATGCTTGTTTAGGTTTAGATGAGATAAATGCAACTAATGTGATGAGCGCGGCTTTTGGCACTTATAAAGGAAGTGAAAGACATGTCTAA
- a CDS encoding YhcN/YlaJ family sporulation lipoprotein has product MNYKAIVSSAMMALVITGCSPNDKDDASENLGLNRTNQDNLDNPMNVSDTRQNVNDNNNNNDNGNGINDMRVSEDISNRVEALKEVSNASVIVTENNAYVGAVLKDGGDKDISNDLKERVADAVRGADPSVDQVYVSTNPDFVQRIKGYANDIENGKPVAGFAEEFRELVTRIFPSPR; this is encoded by the coding sequence ATGAATTATAAAGCGATAGTATCAAGTGCGATGATGGCTTTAGTGATTACAGGTTGTTCCCCTAATGATAAAGATGATGCCAGTGAAAATCTTGGCCTGAATCGTACCAATCAAGATAATTTAGATAATCCGATGAATGTGAGCGACACAAGGCAAAATGTTAATGATAACAATAACAATAATGATAACGGTAATGGCATAAACGATATGAGGGTCTCCGAGGATATCTCAAACCGGGTCGAAGCCTTGAAGGAAGTAAGTAACGCAAGTGTCATCGTTACTGAAAATAATGCCTATGTAGGGGCAGTATTGAAAGACGGCGGGGATAAGGATATCTCGAATGACCTTAAAGAAAGGGTTGCTGATGCAGTGAGGGGGGCCGATCCATCGGTAGACCAAGTTTATGTGTCGACAAACCCGGACTTCGTTCAAAGAATTAAAGGGTATGCGAATGATATCGAGAATGGAAAACCCGTTGCAGGATTCGCTGAAGAGTTCCGTGAACTAGTAACACGCATTTTTCCAAGTCCAAGGTAA
- the fba gene encoding class II fructose-1,6-bisphosphate aldolase — MELVTVKEMLIKALKEGYAVGHFDIHNLEWAQAVLGAAEEEKSPVILGVTEGAVRYLGGCSVAVAMVKALMNEMNITVPVALHLDHGSSVENCKAAIDAGFTSVMIDASRLPFAENVKLTEQVVEYAHERGVSVEAEVGSIGGKEDDVVSEGSIYANPKDCEMLVKLTGIDLLAPALGSVHGLYKGEPKLGFKEMKEISQTIGIPLVLHGASGLPTEQIKKSISLGTAKINVNADNHFAFTKTVRDILNQDSEVYDASKYVSLGREAVKEMVIGKIRLFGSSGKAL, encoded by the coding sequence ATGGAATTAGTTACAGTGAAAGAAATGCTAATCAAGGCTTTAAAGGAAGGTTATGCAGTAGGACATTTCGACATACATAACCTTGAATGGGCACAAGCTGTTTTAGGAGCTGCTGAAGAAGAAAAATCACCCGTCATTCTTGGGGTAACGGAAGGAGCAGTTCGTTATTTAGGTGGTTGTTCCGTAGCTGTAGCGATGGTAAAAGCACTTATGAATGAAATGAATATAACTGTTCCAGTAGCACTCCACTTGGACCACGGTTCTAGTGTAGAAAATTGTAAAGCTGCCATTGATGCTGGGTTTACTTCGGTTATGATAGACGCATCCCGTTTACCATTTGCAGAAAATGTGAAGTTAACCGAGCAGGTAGTTGAATACGCTCATGAACGTGGAGTATCGGTTGAAGCTGAGGTAGGAAGTATAGGTGGGAAAGAAGATGATGTAGTCTCAGAAGGTTCTATCTATGCAAATCCAAAGGATTGTGAGATGTTAGTTAAACTCACTGGTATTGACCTTTTAGCTCCAGCACTCGGATCTGTTCATGGCCTTTACAAAGGAGAACCCAAACTAGGTTTTAAAGAAATGAAAGAGATTAGTCAAACAATTGGTATACCCTTAGTTTTACACGGTGCTTCAGGCCTTCCTACTGAACAAATAAAAAAATCTATTTCGTTAGGAACTGCAAAAATTAATGTGAATGCAGATAATCATTTTGCGTTTACAAAAACTGTTAGAGACATATTAAATCAAGATTCTGAAGTTTACGATGCAAGCAAATATGTAAGTCTTGGTCGTGAAGCGGTGAAAGAAATGGTTATTGGTAAAATACGCTTATTTGGTTCTTCGGGTAAAGCTTTGTAA
- a CDS encoding sugar-binding transcriptional regulator — protein sequence MTYENDLIVKIAWQYYIEGLTQNEISKSLNLSRMKVIKYLEKAKTNNIIQFKINLEELDNLTIQNKIKEKYNLKDIYIVPTSHDNTVDSLTIAAAQYIEDRITNDTMISIGYGEAVSKTLGHLQISAKYKITFVSLSGGVKFYMPTAIDTSSDYYTNPNYNHYIVPTPLLVSSKDIADHLLEEQPVKKILEMIPYSNITLIGIGALNDHATLVKEGYLNANDFEILKTKGAAGDLLSQFYDINGHVLDLDFHKKLISTEINVLKSLNHVVAVAGGHDKQDAIKGALKGGYIDVLITDEVVAQSLA from the coding sequence ATGACATATGAAAATGACTTAATCGTAAAAATTGCTTGGCAGTATTATATTGAAGGATTGACTCAAAATGAAATCTCTAAATCTCTAAACCTATCTAGAATGAAGGTGATTAAATACCTCGAAAAAGCCAAAACAAACAATATTATACAATTCAAAATTAACTTAGAAGAATTGGATAATCTGACGATCCAAAATAAGATTAAAGAAAAATACAATTTGAAGGATATTTATATTGTCCCAACCTCCCATGACAATACAGTTGACAGTCTTACAATTGCTGCTGCTCAATACATTGAAGATCGAATTACAAACGACACAATGATAAGTATAGGTTACGGAGAAGCAGTATCGAAAACCTTGGGACACTTACAAATATCTGCTAAATATAAAATTACTTTTGTATCTTTGTCTGGCGGCGTAAAGTTCTACATGCCCACAGCAATAGATACAAGTTCCGATTACTATACGAATCCAAATTATAATCACTACATTGTTCCTACTCCCCTACTCGTATCTTCAAAAGATATTGCAGATCATTTGCTAGAGGAACAACCGGTAAAAAAAATATTAGAAATGATTCCTTATTCGAATATTACTTTAATAGGAATTGGTGCTCTTAATGATCATGCGACTTTAGTTAAAGAAGGATACCTAAATGCGAATGATTTTGAAATTTTAAAAACAAAGGGCGCTGCTGGCGATTTACTAAGCCAGTTTTACGACATAAATGGTCATGTTTTAGATTTAGATTTTCATAAAAAGCTAATTAGTACTGAAATTAATGTATTAAAATCACTTAATCATGTTGTAGCAGTTGCAGGAGGCCATGATAAACAGGATGCAATAAAAGGTGCACTTAAGGGGGGATACATAGATGTACTAATTACTGATGAAGTGGTAGCTCAAAGTTTGGCTTAG
- the lsrB gene encoding autoinducer 2 ABC transporter substrate-binding protein LsrB has translation MSKSKFFKVFTGLAISTMLLAACNSEGAGSSNDGEKGEKDASDIEVVFIPKMTGNAFFESGNDGAQEMAEKIGFNVKYDGAPEGTVANQVQIINSAVNSGADAIAISSVSSDGLNQALQKALDAGIKVVTWDSDVDPKYRSAYINQGTPDILGAMLVDMAAEQLENPDEPQQVAWFYSSPTVPDQNSWVDYAEKYIAEKYPNWEIATKQFGEGNEQVSLQKGESILDTYPDIDVIICPDSTALPAMAQAAQNKGLNKEDVVITGFASPNSMRQYIENETIENHGLWDVKDQGALAVYIAYHLAQGNELKVGGTIDVPELGEVKVEPNTVQGYDYEAEDSGIIILPERIVFTKENTNDYDF, from the coding sequence ATGAGTAAATCAAAATTTTTCAAAGTATTCACTGGTCTGGCAATTTCAACAATGTTATTAGCAGCTTGTAATAGCGAGGGTGCTGGAAGCAGTAATGATGGAGAAAAGGGAGAAAAGGATGCGAGTGATATTGAAGTAGTCTTTATTCCAAAAATGACAGGGAATGCTTTCTTTGAATCAGGGAATGACGGTGCACAGGAAATGGCTGAAAAAATTGGTTTTAATGTTAAGTATGATGGTGCCCCTGAAGGAACAGTTGCAAATCAAGTGCAAATTATTAATAGTGCAGTTAATAGTGGTGCTGATGCAATAGCTATTTCGTCTGTTTCTTCAGATGGATTAAATCAGGCATTACAAAAAGCATTAGATGCTGGAATTAAAGTTGTCACTTGGGATTCAGATGTTGATCCAAAATATAGATCAGCCTATATAAATCAAGGAACACCTGACATTTTGGGTGCTATGCTTGTTGACATGGCTGCAGAACAACTTGAAAATCCTGATGAGCCACAACAAGTTGCTTGGTTCTACTCAAGTCCAACTGTTCCAGACCAAAATTCATGGGTTGATTATGCTGAAAAGTATATTGCTGAAAAATATCCAAATTGGGAAATTGCAACAAAGCAATTCGGGGAAGGAAACGAACAGGTATCTCTACAAAAGGGAGAAAGTATCTTAGATACCTATCCTGATATTGATGTAATCATCTGTCCTGATTCAACGGCTCTTCCTGCTATGGCGCAAGCAGCACAGAATAAAGGTTTAAACAAGGAAGATGTGGTTATTACTGGATTTGCTTCTCCTAATTCAATGAGACAATATATTGAAAATGAAACAATTGAAAATCATGGTTTATGGGATGTTAAAGATCAAGGTGCACTTGCCGTTTACATTGCGTATCATTTAGCACAAGGAAATGAATTAAAAGTTGGAGGTACTATTGATGTCCCTGAGCTTGGAGAAGTAAAAGTAGAGCCTAACACAGTTCAAGGCTATGATTACGAAGCAGAAGACTCTGGCATCATCATATTGCCTGAAAGAATAGTATTCACGAAAGAAAATACAAACGACTACGATTTTTAA
- a CDS encoding type 1 glutamine amidotransferase domain-containing protein: MAKVAFLLATDFEDSEMKNPYEEIKKAGHETVIIGNARGVVCKGKKNTVSYQTELAAGEADANDFDAVIIPGGSAPEELIVNQDTVDFVKGLHNKSKVIAGICHGPQVMISADILNGKEITCYKGIRDDVINSGAKYLDEEVVVSQNIITSRTPNDEPAFIREILAKLN, translated from the coding sequence ATGGCAAAAGTAGCTTTTCTACTAGCAACGGATTTCGAGGATTCCGAAATGAAAAACCCTTATGAAGAAATTAAGAAAGCGGGTCATGAAACTGTAATTATCGGTAATGCAAGAGGTGTTGTATGTAAAGGGAAGAAAAATACAGTCTCTTATCAAACTGAATTAGCAGCTGGTGAAGCTGACGCAAATGACTTTGATGCTGTTATAATACCTGGTGGCAGTGCACCAGAAGAATTAATAGTTAATCAGGATACAGTTGATTTCGTTAAGGGTCTGCATAACAAATCGAAAGTGATAGCTGGAATCTGTCACGGCCCACAAGTCATGATAAGTGCGGATATCCTGAACGGTAAAGAAATTACATGTTATAAAGGTATTCGTGATGACGTAATAAATAGTGGAGCAAAATACCTTGATGAAGAAGTTGTCGTAAGTCAAAACATAATTACTTCAAGGACTCCGAATGATGAGCCAGCTTTTATTAGAGAAATTTTAGCTAAGTTAAATTAA